The sequence ACAGGGACCTGGCCTGAAGGAACGAGAGAAATATCGTCCACGTAAAAGTAGAATGGATCATTCGACCCATTTGGATTGGCACTTATGGTTAACGGCACATCGTTACCAATAATCAGACAGTTATGATTGGATGATCCGGTAAAGGTTACGGTTGCTGTAAGATGTTTCCATACCGCGTTGTCCGCAGGTGTTAATGTAAAACTGACGAGCGTTGTCAAACCGGCCGGAAATCCGGCCGGGCCGCCGAATGCGGCAATGTTAGGCGCACTCGCTAAACTTATGACAAGGTTATCGGTAGAAGCGCTAGGTCCCAAAGTCCCGTTAAATAAGCCCTTATAAGCCCAGAGGCTTACAACATAAGAACTGTTAGGCATTAACGGTGCCCCCAGAGCAGTTTTCATGCACTCACCAGTAGTGTTATTTGGGTTAATAGCTGGCCCGCCAACACCAATCATGCCCATTGTTCTATTGTTAGGGATGCCGTTCCATGAATCAGGTAAAGGACTTATTCCGGAAGGCGGAAAATCATTAATACTCCCTGCGCCTAAGCCCTGGCAATTTCTACTTTGAAGATCCGGCGACGCAATATATATTTCCCAACAATTTATGGCATTGTTAAGGATTGGACCACACACATTTGTTGAACCGCTGAGATTTTCAAAACCTCCGTTCTGCACCATATCGCAGAGGTCGGGAGGATTGCAAAAACCTATACAAGGAAAAAATGCCCAGATGTAAGTGGGGTTGCCCGTTTGACCCGCGGCGTTAATCGGTAAGTACTGCAACAGCATTGGGCCACAAGTGGTCTGCGGTCCGGCAGGCAACTGCAGAATAACACTGCCGGAAGCTACTGTAAGCCCAATGTTACCTAGCGAATAAACAGAACTAACGCAAGTGATGCCAACAGTTCCGGGAGCGTCATTATTAATAATGGTGGAAATTGGAATCGCTATTCCTGTACCGTTACTAATGTTAGGAAGAAAAGAGTAATTGGCGCCATTCAGGCCGTCGTTCACTCCCCATATTCCCGGGCCATTACAGACGCCGCCGTAGCTGGCGTTGGCGCCAGCTACCGGGCTGCTGTAATTGGCTTGTACGGTATAACCCAGATCGCACAATACAGTTCTCTCTTGCGGTTTCGGAAAACGTTTCACAGACCCGTAAGCATTAGCCATAGCAAAATACTGATTGTTATTAGCAGGATTTACAGTTGGTGAACACATGTCTTCAAAATGGCTGAGACTGGAACCAGGTTCATAACAATTGGGATGATAAAGTTTTACGTCGACAGTTGAAAAGTATCGAGGTGCCGTGGCACAATTGTTTGTGAGGTCGGTAGGAGGACAAGTATTGCCATTAATAGAGGAAACTGAGGCGTTAAAGTTATAGCTTAAGTTAAAAGTTGGACAACTGCTGTTGCTTGAAGAAAGCAGGTCTGTACCCAAATAATCTTTGAGGTGTGTGTCAAATTTGGAATAATAATTATTAGCCTGTCCGATATTGGATGAGCCGTTCGGACCAATAAGGCTGACAAAACCAAGTCCATGCATGGATTCGTGCAGCATAACAGTATAAAAATCTCTTTGAGCGCTTGGAACGATTGAAGTGCTAGTATTAAAATTCCAATTCGCATTCGGATCAATTGCAATGATTCCATGGTAAAAATTGTTAGCGCCGGTATAATTTACGATTGGAGTCGCTACGTTCAAATAACCATCGACGCCGCTGATAATTGTTTTTTCCATGAAAGTCCACGCTATCCCGGGGTTTGGACTTAACGGATTGGTTGGAAAGCAATATAACGATCCGAACGAAGCAAGTGCTGGTGAAGCTGCGTTGTCCTCAATATATAGATTAACAAAAGTAGTATTGTTGGATGTTACGTTACAAGGTGACGAAAGCGGGGAACGGATAAAACAGGATAGATCCGTGTACAACTGGCAGAGGATATTGCGCATGCTGGTGGGAGCTGGATTTGTGGAAGTTAAACCTCCTCCGAAAAAGAGTCTGAAATAACCTGCCTGACAACTCGTGGTAGGTCCGGCATTGATAGTGTTGCCTTGGGAGACGGGTTTACCCGGTTGACTGGTAGACGAAGGATTCCCCGAGAAAGGGATTTGCAGATCTTTCAACAGATACTTTTTTCCATATTGGTCATAGATGGTGTCAAAATAGCCGTTAGGTGAGTAATGTGCTCCTGGTGTTTCTTTACTTTGAGAAAATAGTTTTGCCGATAAAGTGAGAAATAGGAAGAACATGACGTAGACTTTTTTTTGATTTGAATTTTTCATTGGCGAGGGATTAATGATCAAGTTTATATTTATGAAAAAGGATAGCAATTTTTTCAAAAGTACAAGATCAAATTCCTGGAATGGGCCGTTCAAACAGTTTTCAAACCAGTGTAAAAAAAACAAGACATCACAGAACAAGGCACCCAACAAAGTGATGGGATGCTTGATAACATTAACTTAAAGGTGTTTCAGGTTTTTCAGAATGTCGGTTTTCTTACGCCGTGAAACCTCGAAGCTTTGTCGACCTATCATATGCAGAATGCAAATAGCATCTTTCGTGTAGCTTTTGATGAAATGTGTGTTGACGATCACATTTTTATTGATGCGTACAAAATTAGGACTCGTCTCCAGCGCTTTTTCAAATTTAACCAGGTCTTTGCTTGAGAAATAGTGACTGTTGTCTTTTAGAAAAAGAGTTGTAATATCGTTTTTGGTTTCAATGATTGAAATATCAGCGATGGAGATAAAAATAACATGGCCGTTATGATGCACGGAAAATTTATTTACAAGATCCTCCTGGTCGGAAAGTGTTTTCACAAAATGAAGCACGACATCATTCTGCGTATTGAGCTTAATTTTTTCAGTTGCTTTCTTTACCGCCAGGATCAGCTTATCCGAGTCAACAGGTTTCAGCATATATCCCAAAGCGTTAAATTCGAAAGCCTGCACTGCATATCTATTATAGGCCGTTACAAAGATGACCTCAAAATTAATGACAGTAAACATTTTTAAAAGATCTAACCCACTCTTTTTTGGCATTTTAATATCCAAAAAAATAAGACGTGGTTTAAAATGTAATATTTTTTCGTACGCCTCCGCTGCGCTATTGGCTTCTGACACGATCTTTACTGTATCACAATGCTTTTCCAGCAGGGTTCTTAAACTTATTCTGTTATGTTCTTCGTCGTCGACCAGAAGCGCGGAAATCATATTAATAGGTATTATGGGTTAAACGAATGAGGACTTTTGTTCCGCAAGGAGTGTTGTCAGCATTAAACAAGTCAACAATTTCCAGTTTAAAATCACCACTATTTCTAAGCAGGTTAATACTCTCAATTTTGTCAAGCGCTAATTTAGAACCCATGGATTTCCTTAAGTTAGTTATACCAGAAAGGCTTCGGCCGATACCATTATCTTCTATTACCACATAACCGAACCCCCCTTCCAAATATATACTTACGGTAAGCCGTGCAGGTTTTCCTTCAAGAGGAAGCAGGCCATGCCAGATAGCATTTTCTATAAACGGATGGGTGATCAGGGAGGGAATTAGAAAATCTTCGGGATTTATATTCTCACCAATCGAAATAGTGAATGAAAAATCATTTTTAAAACGCAACTGTTCAAGTTCAACGTTCATTTTAATGATAGACAATTCTTCATCCAGTGTGACATAATTTTTTTCAGAATATTCGAGAATTTGTCTCAGGAAATGACTGAATTTTGCTAAATATTGACTTGCTTTATCCACTTCATTTTGTAACATTAAATTCTGGATGGCTGCCAAACTATTAGAAAGAAAATGTGGATTCATTTGAGTTTTGATCACTTTTATTTCCAGTTGAGAAATACGGTTACGTAATTCAAGTTGCTCTTTTTGCTTTCGAAGTGCGCGCTTATTGCGAAAAAGTAAAAGAAGAATGATACTGGCCAATCCGATAAGTATTGCACCTATCTTTAAAACTTTATAAAGTGTATTCTTAAATGCGTTAGGATTCGGAGCTTCGTATAATGCTTTGATCTCCTGATCCGAAAGACTTCGGTGAAAGATCTGGATGTCGTCAAATGTTCCAATGGACATGCGTTCATTTTTTTTGCTGGCGCTATGTCCTATAACCAATGAATCGCTTGCCAGGAATTTTGTTTCGAAATTTTTTTCCGTTTTTTGTCTTAGTGTACCATTGGTATACAAGGCCAGATAATCAGTGTTGCAAATGATCACATAATGATACCACTTATTAAATTGAAAAGGCTCTTCGTCTACAACAGCAACTTCATCTGTAGAATCCTTAGTTGATACAGCTCCTACATGATCCATATCGGGTATATAAAAAAACGTTATGGCATTTATGAAGTCCTCTCCGGGACCATTTTTTATGGTGATCATTGGATTGTGAGTATTTCCACGGCCCAAATAATTTCTGCGATATAAATTTACCCAGAATGAAATAGTGATATTAGGTGATTTAAGAAGTGAAGATGTGCCAAGACTTAAGTAACAAGCCGGGTCTCCACGGAGGAATACGGCAGATTTTTCATTGCCAAAACGGTCAGCAATTAAGGTGGCTCCCGAATAAGTTGGATGGACCTTATTATTTTTTTCTTTTATTTGATGCTCGTTAAAATCAAAAGTCAATGCGATACTGCTGTCATGTTGAGAAAAGGCCTGTAGGAAAAAAAAACTAAATAGAATTGAATAGAATAGTGTTTTCACAAAGAAATAAATTACTTTAGTTTATATTCATAAAATCGAAAATAGTAACTGAACGGTCAAAGATCATTCTTGGATCTTTACGTCAATTTTAAGGTAGAAGTGTGTAAGCCAGATAAGTTCTATTTTTGAACAATCCGTATTATTCCTGAATTTAAACACTCCTTACTTTATACCTACGGAAAAAGGCACTAAAAGTAGATGTTTTGCTTATAACGAAGCTAATATAATTAAAAACGATGAGTTCAATAACCGTTTAAACAGTTTTTTGCACAAGGCTTGTAAAGCAAAGGTTAAGTCTGTTATTTGGAAACACCTGGTAGAAATTAAAGCCTTATTTCAATTTAAAATAAAATAGCATGAAATGACTCTATCTTTGCTGCAGTAAAAAACACAAGAACTGCCATGGGGAAGGGATTGCTTAATTTGAATTTAGTTTCGTTTATGAAATAAAAAGGCCCGGAAAAAATTCCGGGCCTTTTTTTACAAAACTTTTTGCCTTCATCAGATCACCAGATCAATCCGGAAAGCTGTGGAGAGACTCACTACTAAAATTAAATTTAGCTGCTTTAAAGCACCCTGACCTTCATTTGAAGAGATAGCTTCCTGACCAGACACAAAGTGCCTACAATTAGAATAATTCATGCAACGCTGGCACATATTGAATAACACCCCACTTGCCCTAATGAACCAACTCCCACGATCTCTGGCATCCATATTGCAGCATTGAGTTAACTAATATACTCACTATGAACAGCAACGAACTAAAATTAAAAGGCAACTGGAACGAGCTTAAAGGCAAGATCAAACAAAAATATGCCAATCTGACCGAAGACGATCTAAAGTATGAAGAAGGAAAGGATGATGAACTACTCGGACGTCTCCAGCAGAAAATCGGGAAAACAAAAGAAGAAGTTATTAGCTGGATTCAAAGCTTATAAACTTCTTGCGAAGTTCTAATTAAAAGATCAGAGTGAAACTTTGATCTTTTTTTGTTTAAACAATCGGTAGATTTATAGCGGTAACACACAAACTCAATTCTTTATGATGGAAGAACAGCAAACAAACAAAGTACAAAACGCTTTCAGGATAGTTTTAGGGATATTTATGGTGCTGGCAGGTATAGGTCACCTCACTTTTCAAAGAGCAGAATTTCAGGCCCAGGTTCC is a genomic window of Sphingobacteriaceae bacterium containing:
- a CDS encoding general stress protein CsbD, with product MNSNELKLKGNWNELKGKIKQKYANLTEDDLKYEEGKDDELLGRLQQKIGKTKEEVISWIQSL